One window from the genome of Sander lucioperca isolate FBNREF2018 unplaced genomic scaffold, SLUC_FBN_1.2 Unpl_22, whole genome shotgun sequence encodes:
- the LOC118494548 gene encoding uncharacterized protein LOC118494548: MGFPKQKSDRLSVTEKCSLVIKNITGDDVGHYTCRQFYRSERPQQGPDTVLHLSVVNMEEQKNTDTVTLICSVLTYSECDHSVKWLYEGDENDVEITPHTCSASVSFPPHLHQKLLKCNVTDKKNGNTLLCNVGPQSSCKKTGGRNKTSAKDGTLTKQGYLRFIIVSVGLAALIITVVAVNIWMRTKGNRTQMDGNAEHHDEDEGTVTYEDVGEPSASIRLH; encoded by the exons TATCACAGGTGATGATGTTGGTCATTACACCTGCAGACAGTTCTACAGATCAGAACGACCACAACAAGGTCCAGATACTGTGCTTCATCTGTCTGTTGTCAACA TGGAAGAACAGAAGAACACTGATACAGTCACCTTGATCTGCTCTGTGTTGACATATTCTGAGTGTGACCACTCAGTGAAGTGGCTGTATGAGGGTGATGAGAATGACGTGGAGATAACACCTCATACCTGTTCAGCCAGTGTGTcatttcctcctcatcttcatcaGAAGTTACTGAAGTGTAACGTGACAGATAAGAAGAATGGAAACACTCTGCTGTGTAATGTCGGCCCCCAGTCCTCTTGTAAGAAAacag GGGGGAGAAACAAAACATCTGCAAAGGATGGCACTCTAACCAAACAAG GTTATTTGCGGTTCATCATTGTGTCTGTGGGTTTAGCAGCACTCATAATAACTGTTGTGGCGGTCAACATATGGATGAGAACTAAAG gAAACAGAACCCAGATGGATGGCAATGCT gagcatcatgatgaagatgaaggtaCAGTGACCTATGAAGACGTTGGAGAACCGTCTGCTTCTATCAGACTCCACTGA